A single region of the Silene latifolia isolate original U9 population chromosome 8, ASM4854445v1, whole genome shotgun sequence genome encodes:
- the LOC141596575 gene encoding LOW QUALITY PROTEIN: uncharacterized protein LOC141596575 (The sequence of the model RefSeq protein was modified relative to this genomic sequence to represent the inferred CDS: inserted 2 bases in 1 codon), translated as MYMAYGWPQVMSIEQGNCPSSEKIIYLKLINRLMLVVAPSHLELWSSSQHKVRLGKYKRDSDSLQREGENLQQDVWSXDTKAAAVLTTSFYLHIFKVQFTDKRIHVGGKQPSALFLAHIKLLLNEQVPFPVKDLTVSNIICDNKHLLIGLSNRSLYSISWKGEFYGAFDIKCHAGEIDENLKVSYSFQNGTPPSKSSEVHLLGPVVSGTSAISWLELSLSLRILFVLFSDGQLLMCSVSKRGLKQAESIIAEKVLGSGDAACLSIASNQHVLAVGTRRGVVELYNLAESALLIRTVSLHDWGYSVEDTGPVSVIAWTPDNSAFAVGWKLRGLTVWSLSGCRLMSTIRQIGLSSASSPVVKRNPDWKYEPMMAGTALIHWDEYGYRLYAVEERCSERILAFSFGKCCLNRGVSGSTYVRQIICGEDRVLLVQSEESDELKMLHLNLPVSYISQNWPIMHVAASADGTFLAVAGLHGLILYDVRMKKWRFFGDITQEQKIQCKGLLWLGKIVVVCNYVDSTDTYELLFYPRYHLDQSSLLCKRSLLTKPIVMDVYGDYILVTYHPFDVHIFHVKLSGEMTSTSNPDLRLSTVRELSIMSAKSAPVSMRFIPDQLPKDYALVNHKSSVEPVRCLILRANGELSLLDLDDGHERELTDSVELFWVTCGPSDDNKNLIEEISWLDYSHRGMQVWYPSPGADPFKQEDFLQLDPELEFDREVYPMGLLPNAGVVVGVCQRMSFSACTEFPCFVPSPQAQTILHCLLRHLLQRDKIEEAFNLAQLSAEKTHFSHCLEWLLFTVFEADISRQNVLKNVGPDLNHNLKKSLLEKTCDLIRNYPEYHDIVVSVARKTDGRHWAQLFSAAGRSTELFEECFQRRWYRTAACYILVIAKLEGTAVSQYCALRLLQATLDDSLYELAGELVRFLLRSGREYEQVPAESDGLSPRFLGFLLFSSKKQSTDSKSIPSKERSAHVTSIKNILESHASYLMSGKELSKLVAFVKGTQFDVVEFLQRERYGCARLENFASGLELIGQKLQMDTLQSRLDAEFLLAHMCSVKFKEWIVVLATLLRRSEVLFDLFRHDTRLWNAYCYTLQSQPAFGEYSDLLEDLEERLSSISNFPET; from the exons ATGTATATGGCGTATGGATGGCCGCAGGTGATGTCAATTGAGCAAGGCAATTGTCCGTCTTCTGAGAAGATCATTTATCTCAAACTTATCAATCGATTAATGCTCGTCGTCGCACCTTCTCACCTCGAACTTTGGAGCTCTTCTCAG CATAAGGTGAGACTGGGAAAGTATAAGAGAGATTCAGACTCACTCCAGAGAGAAGGTGAGAATCTACAGCAAGATGTATGGAG CGACACAAAAGCGGCTGCGGTTCTT ACAACCTCTTTCTACCTTCACATATTTAAGGTGCAGTTCACTGATAAGAGAATACATGTGGGTGGAAAGCAGCCATCTGCATTATTTCTTGCACATATAAAACTCCTTCTCAATGAGCAAGTTCCTTTTCCAGTCAAAGATCTAACTGT GAGCAACATAATATGTGATAATAAGCATTTGTTGATCGGGCTCTCCAACCGTTCATTGTATAGTATATCATGGAAAGGGGAG TTCTATGGTGCTTTTGATATTAAATGCCATGCTGGTGAGATTGATGAGAACCTAAAAGTTTCATACAGTTTTCAAAATGGTACACCACCATCAAAGAGTTCAGAAGTACATCTTTTAGGTCCAGTAGTATCTGGTACTTCTGCTATATCATGGTTGGAGCTTTCGTTGTCACTGAGGATCCTTTTTGTTCTATTCTCTGATGGGCAACTTTTGATGTGCTCTGTAAGCAAGCGAGGCCTTAAGCAAGCCGAATCAATTATAGCAGAAAAAGTACTGGGTTCAGGCGATGCTGCATGTCTATCAATAGCCTCTAATCAGCATGTTCTTGCAGTTGGTACTCGAAGAGGAGTTGTTGAGTTATATAATCTAGCTGAATCAGCTTTGCTAATACGTACTGTTTCCTTACATGACTGGGG GTATTCTGTAGAAGATACTGGTCCAGTCAGTGTCATTGCATGGACGCCGGATAACTCTGCGTTTGCAGTTGGATGGAAATTAAGAGGACTGACAGTTTGGTCCCTTTCTGGATGTCGCTTGATGTCTACTATCCGTCAAATTGGTTTAAGCTCTGCCTCTTCTCCAGTAGTTAAGCGAAACCCTGATTGGAAATATGAACCTATGATGGCTGGCACTGCATTGATACACTGGGATGAATATGGGTATAGGCTTTATGCCGTAGAGGAGCGATGTTCAGAGAGAATTCTTGCATTCTCTTTTGGCAAATGTTGCCTTAACAGAGGAGTTTCTGGTTCAACATATGTTCGCCAAATAATCTGTGGCGAAGATCGCGTGCTTCTTGTGCAATCTGAGGAGTCGGACGAGCTGAAAATGTTGCACCTTAATCTTCCA GTCTCTTACATTTCACAAAACTGGCCAATTATGCATGTGGCAGCTTCCGCGGATGGAACATTTTTGGCTGTTGCTGGTCTTCATGGCTTAATTTTGTATGATGTACGTATGAAAAAATGGCGGTTCTTTGGAGATATTACGCAAGAACAAAAGATTCAGTGCAAGGGTTTGTTGTGGCTGGGGAAAATCGTTGTCGTCTGCAACTATGTGGACTCTACTGACAC GTACGAATTGCTATTTTATCCCAGATATCACCTTGATCAGAGCTCATTATTGTGTAAAAGGTCGTTGCTGACCAAACCAATAGTGATGGATGTCTATGGAGACTATATACTTGTAACTTATCACCCATTTGATGTCCACATATTCCATGTAAAATTATCTGGTGAAATGACGTCTACGAGTAATCCAGATTTACGG CTTTCTACAGTACGAGAGCTTTCTATCATGTCGGCAAAGAGCGCACCAGTATCTATGCGCTTCATCCCAGATCAGCTTCCTAAGGATTATGCATTAGTGAATCATAAGTCATCAGTAGAGCCTGTAAG GTGTTTGATATTACGTGCAAATGGGGAGCTGTCTCTTCTAGATCTGGATGATGGGCATGAACGAGAGCTAACAGATTCTGTTGAACTGTTTTGGGTTACATGTGGACCGTCTGATGACAATAAGAATCTCATTGAGGAAATTTCTTGGTTGGATTATAGTCACAGAGGAATGCAG GTTTGGTATCCATCTCCAGGTGCTGATCCTTTCAAGCAGGAGGATTTTTTGCAG CTGGACCCAGAGCTGGAATTTGATCGTGAGGTTTATCCTATGGGGCTTCTTCCAAATGCTGGCGTAGTCGTTGGTGTTTGTCAAAGAATGTCCTTTTCAGCTTGCACAGAGTTTCCTTGTTTTGTTCCATCTCCCCAAGCACAAACTATATTGCATTGCTTGCTGCGTCATCTTCTTCAG AGAGACAAGATTGAGGAAGCTTTCAATCTGGCACAGTTGTCAGCAGAAAAAACACATTTTTCTCACTGCCTTGAGTGGCTCCTTTTTACAGTGTTTGAAGCCGACATTTCTAG GCAAAATGTGCTAAAAAATGTGGGACCAGATTTGAATCACAATCTTAAAAAATCACTTCTGGAAAAGACATGCGACTTGATCAGAAATTATCCCGAGTACCATGATATTGTCGTTAGTGTTGCTAGGAAAACAGATGGTCGGCATTGGGCACAATTGTTTTCTGCAGCTGGTAGATCAACAGA GCTGTTTGAAGAATGCTTCCAGAGACGATGGTACCGGACTGCTGCTTGCTACATACTT GTGATTGCCAAACTTGAGGGTACTGCAGTGAGTCAGTATTGTGCTTTGCGCTTGTTACAG GCCACTCTTGATGATTCCTTATATGAACTTGCGGGAGAGTTG GTGAGGTTCTTGCTGAGATCTGGTCGAGAGTATGAGCAGGTACCAGCAGAATCCGATGGATTATCGCCtaggtttttggggtttttgctTTTCTCTTCAAAAAAGCAGTCTACAGATTCTAAGAG CATCCCATCGAAAGAGCGGAGCGCCCATGTTACTTCTATTAAGAATATTTTGGAAAGCCATGCTAGTTATTTAATGTCAGGGAAGGAGCTTTCAAAGCTTGTGGCATTTGTGAAGGGAACTCAATTTGATGTGGTG GAGTTCCTCCAACGGGAAAGATATGGATGTGCTCGCTTAGAAAATTTCGCTTCAGGGCTTGAATTGATTGGACAAAAG CTCCAAATGGATACTCTTCAGAGTCGATTGGATGCAGAATTTTTGTTGGCTCATATGTGCTCTGTGAAGTTTAAGGAGTGGATCGTCGTCCTGGCTACTTTATTGAGAAGATCTGAG GTGCTCTTTGATCTATTTCGTCATGATACACGTCTCTGGAATGCATATTGCTATACTCTTCAG TCTCAACCGGCCTTTGGCGAATACAGTGATTTGCTTGAAGACCTGGAGGAAAGGCTGTCATCCATTTCTAATTTTCCGGAGACATGA